One part of the Methanomethylovorans hollandica DSM 15978 genome encodes these proteins:
- a CDS encoding DUF4391 domain-containing protein: MNDILVSMIDLPESAYLGKRVSKKLFFDNGALTTADKKLFQDDVESIVWQYGLKPNNIQVKPYTDEQREYLEVAILDIVLRSPKSYKRLAEVIHRTIPYPLLLVFSLNQVASTQDLQVEDDLESRFISNGSKISLSVAPKRFSLAEKGAIVAEEFFTTEWMDMESLTDIERLFLENLNIKDLPHTDFFDLYDALIDRFIAFDCASFSGEFRLNGKHDPEMLREQLAMCHELKGKISDMRKKLSSETQFNNKLEINMKIKQMETQLKAISIGL; encoded by the coding sequence ATGAATGATATACTGGTTAGTATGATTGACCTTCCTGAATCTGCTTATCTGGGTAAGCGGGTATCAAAGAAACTTTTTTTTGATAATGGTGCACTTACAACAGCTGATAAAAAGCTCTTTCAGGATGATGTAGAATCGATTGTGTGGCAATATGGTCTTAAACCTAATAACATTCAAGTAAAACCATATACTGATGAACAAAGAGAATATCTTGAAGTGGCTATACTGGATATAGTGCTACGTTCACCGAAAAGCTATAAACGATTGGCTGAGGTGATCCATCGAACAATACCCTATCCTTTATTATTGGTATTTTCTCTAAATCAGGTTGCTTCTACACAAGATTTGCAAGTGGAAGATGATCTGGAGTCACGTTTTATAAGCAATGGATCAAAAATATCGTTAAGTGTAGCTCCTAAAAGATTCAGTTTGGCAGAAAAAGGAGCAATAGTGGCTGAAGAGTTCTTCACAACTGAATGGATGGACATGGAATCACTAACTGACATCGAACGGTTGTTCCTTGAGAATCTGAACATCAAAGATCTTCCACATACTGATTTCTTTGACTTGTATGATGCACTTATCGACCGTTTCATTGCATTTGATTGTGCTTCTTTCAGCGGTGAATTCCGGCTTAATGGCAAACATGACCCTGAAATGCTACGGGAGCAACTTGCTATGTGTCACGAACTCAAAGGAAAGATATCTGACATGCGTAAAAAGTTGAGTTCTGAAACGCAATTCAATAACAAACTTGAAATTAACATGAAAATAAAACAAATGGAGACGCAATTAAAGGCTATATCAATAGGACTTTGA
- a CDS encoding ISH3 family transposase: MCDKVELRPKQCIDTALKPLLDNIDIKINGSLTLKDLFYTAICMAVDNSSVHSASKHYQEIPCETSLRYHLKKLNLAELIKVNENILLQAFVSTLKSMKKYEFAIDFTNDPYYGTTDSSNEGYVIRSQAKKSTNSFYSYVSLSIINKNERYTIAVLPVETNKTKVDYLTYFVDLIGKLNFNIKVLCLDREFNSVDVFEFLQNRNIPHIIPIVKRGNEVKQLLDGRKARSTEYVMKNAQKKEVHLDFVIDVKYLKGKRGKHGCENLGFVVYGVKWPPRKISTVYRRRFAIESSYRMRNIVKPRTSTRDVTFRYFFTLLSFLLRNAWLYLQKKHFTIAKTGPITIDEDKFRFARFILFVEEWLRRKLRIQLVVQCLR, encoded by the coding sequence ATCTGTGATAAAGTCGAATTAAGGCCAAAACAATGTATTGATACTGCTCTTAAACCACTCTTAGATAATATCGACATTAAGATAAATGGTTCACTGACCCTCAAAGATCTTTTTTACACTGCTATCTGTATGGCAGTGGATAATAGTTCAGTTCACTCTGCATCAAAACACTATCAAGAGATTCCCTGTGAGACGTCTTTAAGATATCATCTCAAGAAACTGAATCTTGCAGAGCTTATCAAGGTAAATGAGAATATTCTTCTTCAAGCCTTTGTCAGTACTCTAAAATCAATGAAAAAGTATGAGTTTGCTATCGATTTTACAAATGATCCTTATTACGGAACGACTGATTCATCCAATGAAGGCTATGTGATACGTAGTCAGGCCAAGAAATCTACAAACTCATTTTATTCATATGTATCACTTTCAATTATAAACAAGAATGAGAGGTATACTATTGCAGTTCTTCCGGTTGAGACGAATAAAACAAAGGTCGATTACCTTACTTATTTTGTAGATCTCATTGGAAAACTAAATTTCAATATCAAGGTACTTTGTTTAGATCGAGAATTCAATTCTGTAGATGTGTTTGAGTTCTTACAGAACAGGAATATCCCCCATATCATACCAATAGTAAAAAGGGGAAATGAGGTAAAGCAACTACTAGATGGGAGAAAAGCAAGGTCTACTGAGTATGTAATGAAGAATGCTCAAAAGAAAGAAGTTCACTTAGACTTTGTAATTGATGTAAAGTACCTCAAAGGTAAAAGAGGTAAACATGGATGTGAAAACCTTGGGTTTGTTGTTTATGGGGTAAAATGGCCTCCAAGAAAGATTAGTACGGTCTATAGAAGACGATTTGCTATCGAGTCCTCGTACAGGATGAGAAATATAGTCAAACCAAGAACATCAACAAGAGATGTGACTTTCAGATATTTCTTTACGCTTCTATCATTCCTGCTCAGAAATGCATGGCTTTACCTCCAGAAAAAGCATTTCACAATAGCAAAAACAGGTCCAATAACTATTGATGAGGATAAGTTCAGGTTTGCCAGATTTATTCTGTTTGTTGAAGAATGGTTAAGAAGAAAGTTAAGAATTCAGTTAGTAGTGCAGTGTTTAAGATAA
- a CDS encoding helicase-related protein — MLLDNRTNGKVGEELRKHIEKGSHLSVVSGLFSIFGYSELKKELEKIDHFRFLLPQNSVELKNQKVNDFFIKGLTGSEMERKFRNNLNISQIAHECAIWLTKKAEIRTSATLIPQSLYHITKPNGEEIAIHGSSPFSAEGFGFTPSDSFDITFCFTTGEETKNLLKWFDSIWNNQQNTNDIKSILITQLEKIYSDKSPSFIYFIVLFNVFKEYLGEIKEENIIKTKTGIKDTLIWNKLYRFQRDGVLGAIDKIERYNGCIIADSVGLGKTFEALAIIKYYELRNDRVLVLCPKKLRENWTLYTVNDKRNILAADRFNYDVLNHTDLTRSKGYSGEINLETINWGNYDLVVIDESHNFRNNPPRKDGLTRYSRLMAEIIKAGVRTKVLMLSATPVNNRMNDLKNQVLFITEGVDHALEPQGIISIEQTLKMAQARFNQWLKLKEADRTTESLLDTLNFDYFKLLDLLTIARSRKHIEKYYDVAEIGRFPIRAKPINIKAYIDTENRFPALGEINRDIRRLNLSAYAPLKYVLPQYMDKYSRKYDMKLAGGSVFKQIDREESLIHLMRVNLLKRMESSINSFSLTVEKLLSEVRRIIELLDSHDDLEFKELDIEEIEIENEEFSLYAVGNKVKVLIQDVDRIRWKQELQEDEELLQKVLFAAKQIDPNRDAKLLQLKDLINKKVSDPINENNHKIIIFTAFADTARYLYNNVADWSKTSLGLHCAIVTGTGDNKTTMPGIRKDMASIITSFSPISKERSLISPELSDEIDILIATDCISEGQNLQDCDFLVNYDIHWNPVRIIQRFGRIDRLGSKNEVIQLVNFWPNMELDEYINLEARVSGRMVLLDISATGEENVIEYSDAGKMNDLEYRRKQLERLQEEVVDIEDLGGGISITDLTFNDFRMDLAEYMKINSRVLEHMYPGMFSVVSLDDIGEEGLKPGVIFCMRNENNAIKTDSTYALSPIYLVYVSDNGEVLLNFTHAKRILDLFKKISINRSIPDRTAVSLFNGYTHNGTNMSHYRNLFGKAVAAITGKAEEYGVESLFHRGGTVINKDSFKGIDDFEVIAYLIILDKEVLK; from the coding sequence ATGTTATTAGATAACAGGACAAACGGGAAAGTTGGTGAAGAACTTCGAAAACACATTGAAAAAGGCTCCCATTTGTCAGTAGTATCAGGGCTTTTCTCTATATTTGGTTATTCTGAGCTTAAAAAAGAACTAGAAAAAATCGACCATTTTCGTTTTCTTCTTCCACAAAATTCAGTTGAACTTAAAAATCAAAAAGTGAATGATTTTTTTATAAAAGGACTTACTGGCTCAGAAATGGAAAGAAAATTTCGTAATAATCTGAATATTTCACAGATTGCACATGAGTGTGCCATATGGTTAACTAAAAAAGCAGAGATCAGGACATCAGCTACTCTGATTCCGCAAAGCCTTTATCATATTACGAAACCCAATGGAGAGGAAATAGCCATACATGGTAGTTCTCCTTTTTCAGCGGAAGGCTTTGGATTCACTCCTTCTGATTCTTTTGATATCACCTTCTGTTTTACTACAGGAGAAGAAACCAAGAATCTTCTAAAGTGGTTTGATTCAATTTGGAACAATCAACAGAATACTAATGATATAAAGAGTATTCTTATTACACAACTTGAAAAAATATATTCTGATAAATCACCATCGTTCATTTATTTTATTGTTCTTTTCAATGTGTTCAAAGAATATCTTGGAGAAATTAAGGAAGAAAATATAATAAAAACAAAAACCGGAATAAAGGATACACTGATATGGAACAAACTTTATAGATTTCAACGTGATGGTGTTCTTGGAGCAATCGATAAAATTGAAAGATATAACGGTTGCATAATTGCAGATAGTGTTGGACTTGGAAAAACATTTGAAGCTCTTGCTATCATAAAATATTATGAATTGAGAAACGATCGAGTTCTTGTACTTTGCCCAAAGAAGTTACGTGAAAATTGGACACTTTATACTGTCAATGACAAGCGTAATATTCTGGCAGCTGATCGTTTTAATTATGATGTGTTGAACCACACCGATCTTACTCGCTCCAAAGGTTATTCTGGCGAGATAAATCTTGAAACAATTAATTGGGGTAATTATGATCTAGTTGTGATCGATGAATCACATAATTTTAGGAATAATCCACCGCGTAAGGATGGACTTACCCGTTATTCTAGATTGATGGCCGAAATAATAAAAGCAGGAGTCAGAACAAAAGTTCTGATGCTTTCTGCAACACCAGTAAACAATCGCATGAATGACCTAAAGAACCAGGTTCTTTTTATCACAGAAGGAGTAGATCATGCTCTTGAGCCTCAGGGTATTATAAGTATAGAACAAACTCTTAAAATGGCACAGGCACGTTTTAATCAGTGGTTGAAACTTAAAGAAGCAGACCGTACCACTGAATCATTGCTTGATACTCTGAATTTCGACTACTTCAAGCTTCTAGACCTGCTCACCATTGCACGCTCTAGGAAGCATATTGAAAAATACTACGATGTTGCTGAGATTGGCAGGTTTCCTATACGCGCAAAACCCATCAATATCAAAGCTTATATTGACACAGAAAACAGGTTTCCTGCCCTCGGAGAAATAAACCGTGATATCCGGAGGCTGAATCTGAGTGCATATGCACCTTTAAAATATGTTCTTCCTCAGTATATGGATAAATACAGCCGCAAATATGATATGAAACTTGCTGGTGGATCTGTTTTTAAGCAAATCGATCGTGAGGAAAGCCTCATACATCTCATGCGTGTCAATCTTTTGAAACGTATGGAAAGTTCAATCAATTCTTTTTCACTTACCGTGGAAAAACTGCTATCTGAAGTTCGTCGTATAATAGAACTTCTTGATTCTCATGATGATTTGGAATTCAAAGAGCTGGATATTGAAGAGATAGAGATAGAAAATGAGGAGTTCTCACTTTATGCTGTCGGGAATAAAGTAAAGGTTCTCATACAAGATGTGGACCGTATACGCTGGAAACAGGAGCTTCAGGAAGATGAAGAACTGTTGCAAAAGGTGCTTTTTGCGGCTAAGCAGATAGACCCTAACAGGGATGCTAAACTCTTGCAGTTAAAAGATCTGATAAATAAAAAAGTATCTGACCCTATAAACGAGAATAACCATAAGATCATCATCTTTACGGCTTTTGCTGACACTGCAAGGTATCTCTACAACAATGTTGCCGATTGGTCAAAGACCTCATTAGGTCTTCATTGTGCAATAGTCACAGGAACTGGTGATAATAAAACAACTATGCCAGGAATACGCAAGGATATGGCATCTATAATTACTTCTTTTTCACCTATTTCGAAAGAGAGAAGTCTAATTAGCCCCGAACTTTCGGATGAGATTGATATTCTAATTGCTACAGATTGTATCTCTGAGGGTCAGAACCTGCAGGATTGTGATTTCTTAGTTAATTATGACATCCATTGGAATCCAGTACGTATAATACAGAGATTTGGGCGTATCGATCGTCTTGGCTCAAAGAACGAAGTGATACAGCTTGTCAACTTCTGGCCGAATATGGAGCTTGACGAATATATAAATCTTGAAGCAAGGGTTTCAGGAAGGATGGTACTTCTTGATATCTCTGCAACCGGTGAAGAGAACGTTATCGAGTATTCAGATGCTGGTAAAATGAACGATCTTGAATACCGTCGTAAACAGCTAGAAAGGCTTCAGGAAGAGGTTGTTGATATTGAGGATCTGGGTGGGGGTATCTCTATCACTGATCTCACGTTCAATGATTTTAGAATGGACCTTGCTGAATATATGAAGATAAATTCAAGAGTCCTTGAGCACATGTATCCTGGAATGTTCTCTGTGGTCAGCTTGGATGATATAGGTGAGGAAGGGCTGAAGCCTGGTGTGATATTTTGTATGCGTAATGAGAACAATGCAATTAAAACTGACAGTACTTATGCATTATCACCTATTTACCTCGTATATGTTTCTGATAATGGTGAAGTGTTATTGAACTTCACACATGCAAAAAGGATACTGGACCTTTTCAAGAAGATCTCTATTAACAGATCGATACCAGATAGAACTGCTGTTTCATTGTTCAATGGCTATACACACAATGGAACCAATATGAGCCATTATAGGAATTTATTTGGGAAGGCTGTTGCAGCAATCACTGGCAAAGCAGAGGAGTATGGTGTTGAGAGTCTTTTCCACAGGGGAGGGACCGTGATCAACAAGGATTCTTTCAAGGGTATTGATGATTTTGAGGTAATTGCTTATTTGATAATACTTGATAAGGAGGTTTTAAAATGA
- a CDS encoding ATP-binding protein → MEQLIKDVLEKQNPWWFGKSYSTGISRLRYYPLLSKYLETEEILLILGARRTGKSTLLYQLISSLGLPEDKEESVLYMNLDEPVFQSQTESVNLLSSIIEDHIAATKKERYYIFLDEVQNFKYWTQTLKTLYDTDKRLKFILTGSTSSLLKKKTITRLSGRYLSLTVYPLTFKEHLDFKGIKKPTSAEKRHEFEEYLKHGSFPRISLEEDTNIKEELLKNYYETIYLKDIIFPHNLRNNRDVINLLYFIISNVGKPFSYNSIANALEISADTVKEYLSYAEDSYLLYSINKFDYSLRKQLANPKKIYCLDTGLINAVSFKFSENYGRLLENLVFIELIRRQSEVFYHKGTYECDFLIKTQNRITSVIQVTKELNLDNRKRELEGLIEAMKTYDLQEGLILTKDTEDLIEIDERKIFVKPVWKWLLD, encoded by the coding sequence ATGGAACAACTGATAAAAGATGTACTGGAAAAGCAGAATCCCTGGTGGTTCGGAAAAAGTTACAGTACAGGAATATCCCGCCTTCGGTACTATCCACTCTTATCCAAATATCTGGAAACAGAAGAAATATTACTGATACTTGGTGCCAGAAGGACTGGAAAATCAACTCTCCTATACCAGCTCATTAGCAGTCTTGGACTGCCTGAAGATAAAGAAGAATCTGTACTGTACATGAACCTTGATGAGCCTGTGTTCCAGAGCCAGACAGAGAGTGTAAATCTCCTGTCGAGTATCATTGAAGATCACATCGCTGCAACAAAAAAAGAAAGATACTATATTTTCCTTGATGAGGTCCAGAACTTCAAGTACTGGACTCAGACACTGAAAACATTGTACGATACTGACAAGCGTCTGAAATTCATTTTGACAGGGTCCACATCATCCCTGCTTAAGAAGAAGACCATCACACGTCTCTCTGGAAGGTACCTTTCATTAACAGTTTATCCGTTGACCTTCAAGGAGCACTTGGATTTCAAAGGAATAAAAAAACCTACATCTGCGGAGAAAAGGCATGAGTTTGAGGAATATCTAAAACATGGTTCTTTTCCCAGGATATCTCTGGAAGAGGACACCAACATAAAGGAAGAGCTTCTGAAGAACTATTATGAGACAATATACCTGAAGGACATAATCTTTCCTCATAATCTGAGGAATAACAGAGATGTAATAAATCTGCTGTATTTCATAATCTCAAACGTTGGTAAGCCTTTTTCCTACAACAGCATAGCAAATGCCTTGGAAATATCAGCAGATACTGTTAAAGAGTACCTAAGCTATGCAGAAGACTCATATCTTCTATATTCGATCAACAAATTCGATTATTCTCTAAGGAAGCAGCTTGCTAATCCAAAGAAGATCTATTGCCTTGATACGGGTCTGATAAATGCTGTGTCTTTCAAGTTCTCAGAAAATTACGGCAGGCTGCTTGAGAATCTGGTATTCATAGAGCTCATCAGAAGACAGAGTGAAGTATTCTATCATAAAGGGACATATGAGTGCGATTTCCTGATAAAGACACAGAACAGGATAACGAGCGTCATTCAGGTGACAAAGGAGTTGAATCTGGATAACAGAAAACGTGAGCTTGAAGGATTAATTGAAGCAATGAAAACTTATGACCTGCAGGAAGGTCTCATACTCACAAAGGATACTGAAGATTTGATTGAAATAGATGAAAGGAAAATCTTCGTGAAGCCTGTGTGGAAATGGTTACTTGATTAA
- a CDS encoding IS1 family transposase (programmed frameshift) yields the protein MNCPRCKSPNHKKNGKISERQRYQCHDCGYNYSVEIKSTASSAFVKRQALQLYLEGLGFRSIGRILGVSHVSVQNWIKKYGKDMEDLKSENEINIVELDEMHTYIGNKKYCWIWIAVDRVGKKFIDCSFGSRGTETGQQLWEKLERKKIGEVMTDHWKAYAEFLPETIHTQSKAETYTVEGYNSILRHFLARLRRKSKCYTKSIEMLKYSVILLMKYRNKELAMFN from the exons ATGAACTGTCCCAGGTGTAAAAGCCCTAATCATAAAAAGAACGGAAAAATAAGTGAACGCCAACGATACCAATGCCATGATTGTGGATATAACTATTCAGTAGAGATAAAATCAACAGCTAGCTCTGCTTTTGTTAAACGGCAGGCTTTGCAACTCTATCTGGAGGGATTAGGATTTCGTTCAATAGGACGTATATTAGGGGTCAGCCATGTTTCTGTACAAAATTGGATAAAGAAATATGGTAAGGATATGGAGGACTTGAAGAGTGAAAATGAGATAAATATCGTTGAACTGGATGAGATGCACACCTACATCGGGAAC AAAAAATACTGCTGGATCTGGATTGCTGTTGATAGAGTTGGGAAAAAGTTCATCGACTGCTCTTTTGGTAGCAGAGGAACGGAAACCGGACAACAACTTTGGGAAAAGTTAGAGAGGAAGAAGATAGGCGAAGTGATGACTGATCACTGGAAGGCATATGCAGAGTTTCTTCCAGAAACTATTCATACTCAATCCAAAGCTGAAACATATACTGTTGAAGGATATAACAGCATATTGAGACACTTTCTGGCAAGATTGAGAAGAAAGTCCAAGTGTTATACAAAGAGTATTGAAATGCTGAAGTATTCTGTTATCCTCTTAATGAAATATAGAAATAAAGAGTTAGCGATGTTTAATTAA
- a CDS encoding site-specific DNA-methyltransferase — protein sequence MIQKLDLKIDNKSMNIVSANIEQLKYIFPEVFTDGKIDFDVLKALLGEYIEDRDERYGFNWNGKSKARMISQTPSIGTLRPCPAESIEWDTTQNLFIEGDNLEILKLLQKSYYKKVKMIFIDPPYNTGNEFIYPDKYQDNLSTYLHYTGQIDNEGFKFSTNSETSGRYHTNWLNMMYPRMKLAKNLLKDDGVIFISIDDNEVANLRNICDEIFGEENFVAKIPWRKRTAKSDVPFGVSQDYEWILCYAKTDQFKASKKGSPRKYYESPDFPNKPWRIHDMTKQTSASERPNSYFTMVNPKTGEEYPANPNNVWRITKDTFQKYYEESRIIFPGDYAFLKISNPVLRYFKEDDQKNAGDLFGFVPLSTHLPTTVGMTQDGTKEMNQLFQSKNFPFPKPVNLIKYFIECVSAIDKSAIIFDFFAGSCTTAHAVLDLNKEDGGNRKFIMVQLPEPCDKDSEASKAGYKTIAEIGKERIRRAIKKIKEESPDYKGDLGFKVFKLDSTNIKPWDVDEDNLQTILEDYISNIKDGRSEHDVLYEILLKYGLDLTLPVEERKIAGKNVFVIGAGALIICLDDDITLDVVEGIVKLKEELQPEIVRVVFKDLGFKGDVVKTNTLQILKLAGIDDVKSI from the coding sequence ATGATTCAAAAACTTGATTTAAAAATAGACAATAAAAGCATGAACATTGTTTCTGCAAATATAGAACAATTAAAGTATATCTTTCCGGAGGTGTTCACTGACGGAAAAATAGACTTTGATGTACTTAAAGCGCTACTTGGTGAATACATAGAAGACCGTGACGAGCGTTATGGTTTCAACTGGAATGGAAAGAGCAAAGCTCGTATGATCTCCCAGACTCCAAGCATAGGAACACTGCGCCCATGTCCTGCCGAGTCTATTGAATGGGATACCACTCAAAACCTCTTCATAGAAGGTGATAATCTCGAAATTCTTAAACTTCTCCAGAAGTCCTACTACAAAAAGGTCAAGATGATATTTATAGATCCTCCTTACAATACCGGTAACGAGTTTATTTATCCTGACAAGTATCAAGATAATCTCTCTACTTATCTCCACTACACCGGTCAGATAGACAATGAAGGTTTCAAATTCTCTACCAACTCCGAGACTTCAGGACGCTATCATACTAACTGGCTGAATATGATGTACCCACGTATGAAACTAGCAAAGAATTTGCTGAAGGATGATGGTGTGATTTTCATTTCTATTGATGATAATGAAGTTGCAAATTTGAGAAATATTTGCGATGAGATTTTTGGTGAGGAGAATTTTGTTGCAAAAATCCCATGGAGAAAGAGAACTGCAAAATCTGATGTACCATTTGGTGTTTCACAAGATTATGAATGGATATTATGTTATGCAAAAACCGATCAATTCAAAGCATCAAAAAAAGGATCACCAAGGAAATATTACGAATCGCCCGATTTTCCAAATAAACCGTGGCGCATACATGATATGACAAAACAAACAAGTGCAAGTGAAAGGCCTAATAGTTATTTTACAATGGTAAATCCAAAAACTGGTGAAGAATATCCTGCAAATCCTAATAATGTATGGAGAATTACGAAGGATACATTCCAGAAATATTATGAAGAAAGTAGAATTATATTCCCTGGCGATTATGCATTTTTAAAAATCTCAAACCCCGTACTAAGATATTTTAAAGAAGATGACCAAAAAAACGCTGGTGACTTGTTTGGATTTGTACCTTTAAGTACTCACTTACCAACAACTGTTGGTATGACCCAAGACGGAACAAAAGAAATGAATCAATTATTTCAGAGTAAGAATTTTCCATTTCCAAAACCTGTTAATTTGATTAAATATTTCATTGAATGTGTCAGCGCAATCGATAAATCTGCTATAATCTTTGACTTCTTCGCCGGTTCCTGTACCACAGCCCATGCAGTCCTGGACCTTAACAAAGAGGATGGGGGCAATCGCAAGTTTATCATGGTACAGCTTCCAGAGCCTTGTGATAAGGATTCTGAAGCATCCAAGGCAGGTTATAAGACAATAGCCGAGATTGGAAAAGAGCGTATTCGCCGTGCTATTAAGAAAATCAAAGAGGAATCTCCTGATTACAAAGGGGACCTTGGGTTCAAGGTATTCAAGCTGGATTCTACCAACATCAAGCCGTGGGATGTGGATGAGGATAACCTGCAAACTATACTTGAGGATTATATAAGTAACATCAAGGACGGACGCAGTGAACATGATGTGCTTTATGAGATCTTGCTTAAGTATGGGCTGGACCTAACGCTACCTGTAGAGGAAAGAAAAATTGCAGGAAAGAATGTGTTTGTGATAGGAGCAGGAGCACTTATCATTTGTCTGGATGATGACATTACTTTGGATGTTGTTGAAGGTATTGTCAAGTTGAAGGAAGAATTGCAGCCTGAGATTGTGCGGGTCGTGTTCAAGGACTTGGGATTCAAGGGCGATGTTGTTAAGACTAATACTCTGCAAATACTGAAGCTCGCAGGTATCGATGATGTGAAGAGCATATGA
- a CDS encoding DUF1699 family protein: MKIRVVSSKEEISTLSPNEEIVHFAFRPSNTDLFSLFMKCPQVKAIHIPNSYRRTMSNSAIMYLKMQDIELLEGDVWGHRKDINEYSEISQRVYDKLSECRQSGMQEEDIIEKLVRETGLGRDFVSFFIKNT, encoded by the coding sequence ATGAAAATAAGAGTCGTAAGCTCAAAGGAAGAGATCAGCACATTGAGCCCAAATGAAGAAATTGTACATTTTGCGTTCAGACCATCTAACACAGACCTCTTCTCACTTTTCATGAAGTGTCCACAGGTTAAAGCTATCCACATTCCTAACTCTTACAGGAGAACTATGTCCAACTCTGCAATAATGTACCTCAAAATGCAGGACATCGAGCTTCTTGAAGGCGATGTATGGGGACACCGTAAAGATATCAATGAGTATTCTGAAATCTCCCAAAGGGTATATGACAAACTAAGTGAATGCCGTCAGAGTGGGATGCAAGAAGAAGATATAATTGAAAAGCTGGTAAGAGAAACCGGACTTGGTAGAGATTTCGTTTCATTCTTCATCAAGAACACCTAA
- a CDS encoding YecA family protein, whose protein sequence is MMKTGRNDLCQCESDKKYKHCCLGKKIMPIGKYLLPFGIQVDTYSIDDIVKPFISSSNAFKNFYKSEKSNIKDDLYWVKSNLEIEQKLGFRKGQMGKLYRAVGKNEIKRFIVLEEIPPSIKNDYLITHETMHDIILNEGFPGVTPRKPNPFSHEEYSKRIQLASALSSMIHDMLCDSRLKKYGFFFDELYDIKIQGVIRSLDQFDCNRTGNLGKLFYVYQYCLTNLQNSLNVNNETNILGRYKQQYAMKYPEITHEGNVILELINDIGYDTPSKLTVLYQEIFKKHKLESEFLLEQK, encoded by the coding sequence ATGATGAAAACTGGTAGAAATGATTTATGTCAGTGTGAAAGTGACAAAAAATACAAGCATTGCTGTTTAGGAAAAAAGATTATGCCAATAGGCAAATATCTACTACCTTTTGGAATACAAGTAGATACGTATTCAATAGATGATATTGTAAAGCCATTTATTTCATCATCGAACGCATTCAAAAACTTTTACAAAAGCGAAAAGAGTAATATTAAGGATGATTTGTATTGGGTTAAATCAAACTTGGAAATAGAACAAAAATTAGGTTTTAGAAAAGGACAAATGGGTAAATTATATCGTGCTGTAGGAAAGAACGAAATTAAACGTTTTATAGTGCTAGAAGAAATACCGCCATCTATTAAAAATGATTATTTAATTACTCATGAGACAATGCATGATATCATTTTGAATGAGGGGTTTCCAGGAGTTACACCTCGAAAACCAAATCCATTTTCACATGAAGAATATAGTAAGAGAATACAACTTGCATCGGCACTTAGTAGTATGATTCATGACATGCTTTGTGATTCTCGCTTAAAGAAATATGGATTTTTCTTTGATGAGTTATACGATATAAAAATTCAAGGAGTTATTAGAAGTTTAGATCAATTCGATTGTAATAGAACTGGTAATTTAGGAAAGCTGTTTTATGTGTATCAATATTGTCTTACTAATCTGCAAAATAGTTTAAACGTGAACAATGAAACAAATATTTTAGGTCGATATAAACAACAGTATGCTATGAAGTATCCTGAAATCACACACGAAGGAAATGTTATTCTTGAACTAATTAATGATATCGGTTATGATACACCAAGCAAACTTACTGTATTGTACCAAGAAATATTTAAGAAACACAAACTTGAAAGTGAGTTTCTATTAGAGCAGAAGTAG